In candidate division WOR-3 bacterium, a single window of DNA contains:
- a CDS encoding nodulation protein NfeD — protein sequence MAILFSLVILQTNTIYLGELSGVISPASSAYILRAITIAEEKNAECLIIKLDTPGGLDESMREITKRILNAKIPVVIYVAPKGARAASAGVFILYSSHIAAMAPGTNVGAAHPVGMGGEKVDSVMSNKVTNDAVAYLQSLAKARNRNVQWAEKAVRESASIDDETALKIGVCEIIAENEEELIKKLDGREIKIHEQTKKLDTKSSPSKKLSMTLREKLLLILTNPNIAYILLLLGIYGLFFELQNPGMIFPGVVGGICLILGFYALHLLPVNYAGLALIILSAIFFILEIYVTSHGLLSVGGVVSLIIGSLILFESDLPFLRVSWEVIMVVVIIIVIFVGILLFMGIKAQFRRPSAGKEGLVGEIGIARTDIDEKGGTAFVHGEWWNAVSDKPIKRGAKIRVLNSEGMVLKVEEI from the coding sequence CAATCTATCTTGGTGAATTGAGTGGGGTCATAAGTCCGGCAAGCAGTGCCTATATACTCCGTGCCATTACGATTGCTGAGGAAAAAAATGCAGAGTGTCTCATTATAAAACTTGATACACCGGGTGGACTTGATGAATCAATGAGGGAAATAACAAAGAGAATTTTAAATGCGAAAATTCCTGTCGTTATATATGTTGCACCCAAGGGGGCAAGGGCTGCATCTGCGGGCGTATTTATTTTATACTCAAGCCATATTGCCGCAATGGCACCGGGAACAAATGTTGGTGCTGCCCATCCCGTGGGAATGGGAGGAGAAAAAGTTGATAGTGTTATGTCAAATAAGGTGACAAACGATGCTGTGGCATATCTACAATCTCTGGCAAAGGCAAGAAATCGCAATGTCCAGTGGGCTGAAAAGGCAGTGCGCGAAAGTGCCTCAATTGATGATGAGACCGCATTGAAGATTGGTGTCTGTGAAATCATTGCAGAAAACGAAGAAGAATTGATTAAGAAACTTGATGGCAGAGAGATTAAAATCCATGAACAAACAAAAAAATTGGATACAAAATCTTCCCCGTCCAAAAAACTTTCCATGACCTTAAGAGAAAAATTGCTTTTGATACTGACAAATCCAAATATTGCATATATTTTATTATTGCTTGGAATATACGGTTTATTTTTTGAACTTCAGAACCCGGGAATGATTTTTCCAGGCGTTGTTGGTGGCATATGTTTAATCCTCGGATTCTACGCCTTACATCTTTTGCCCGTTAATTATGCAGGTCTGGCATTGATTATATTGAGTGCAATCTTTTTCATCCTTGAAATTTATGTAACATCACATGGATTATTGAGCGTTGGTGGTGTTGTATCACTGATAATTGGTTCTTTGATTCTTTTTGAAAGTGACCTGCCGTTTTTAAGGGTATCCTGGGAGGTGATAATGGTCGTTGTCATTATTATTGTCATTTTTGTAGGTATTTTGTTGTTTATGGGAATTAAAGCTCAATTCAGAAGACCATCCGCCGGCAAAGAAGGACTTGTTGGTGAAATAGGTATTGCCAGAACTGATATTGATGAAAAAGGAGGAACTGCATTTGTCCATGGTGAATGGTGGAATGCAGTGAGCGATAAACCAATAAAAAGGGGAGCAAAAATAAGAGTTCTAAACTCTGAGGGGATGGTGTTAAAGGTTGAAGAGATTTGA
- a CDS encoding helix-hairpin-helix domain-containing protein, which produces MFALIFLLFHTLNQDLFETEQEKDFETILFELENLKNNPVDLNTADLRELSKIPFLKPADCLKIIGYREKFGSFETVDGLLKIKGFDREFVELIRPYLTVKTKPFKWQAVQNRLRLQKELDKVGSEEYYTKNIFAMQDYKIFIVTEKDPYESSFLDYYSAGVLIDEGKRKFALGNYNLDFGSGIILSSTGTFFQGTDFRLLTRERGITPYTSTMENGGFFGAALTDTLFINYALFYSNQKLDGRIDTSGYARSFDPSGNHTDSASNAHKDRIREEIFGYNIRYIKDKILLGQTTYWSDYEPSFVCSDSTIGFYGKNYFMTGFNLNYYADRFILFAEFARSFQNRLGSIFGWVGLLPYNFEFNIAGKYFNPGYYAPKGAEADKDYIGLYFDLNNNSPIVHAGTTVNIYTNNQADTNRYDLKFNLGKKIGFTD; this is translated from the coding sequence ATGTTCGCCTTAATTTTTTTGTTATTTCACACTTTAAATCAGGACTTATTTGAAACCGAACAGGAAAAAGATTTTGAAACGATATTATTCGAATTAGAAAATTTAAAAAATAATCCAGTTGACCTTAATACGGCAGACTTAAGGGAATTATCAAAAATTCCATTTTTAAAACCTGCTGATTGTTTAAAGATTATTGGATACAGGGAGAAATTCGGAAGTTTTGAGACAGTTGATGGTCTGCTCAAGATAAAAGGGTTTGATAGAGAATTTGTTGAGTTGATAAGACCCTATCTAACAGTAAAGACTAAACCTTTTAAATGGCAGGCTGTGCAGAATAGATTGAGGCTCCAAAAGGAATTAGATAAAGTTGGTAGCGAAGAGTATTATACAAAAAACATATTTGCTATGCAGGATTACAAGATTTTTATTGTCACAGAAAAAGACCCTTATGAATCTTCTTTTCTTGATTACTACAGCGCGGGCGTTCTGATTGATGAAGGCAAAAGAAAATTTGCCCTGGGGAATTACAACCTTGATTTTGGTTCAGGTATCATTCTTTCTTCAACCGGCACATTCTTTCAGGGGACTGACTTTAGATTACTAACCCGGGAGCGGGGTATAACACCCTATACTTCAACAATGGAAAATGGTGGATTTTTTGGTGCTGCGCTGACTGATACTCTATTCATTAATTATGCGCTTTTCTATTCAAATCAAAAACTTGATGGCAGGATTGATACTTCAGGATATGCAAGGTCTTTTGATCCCTCAGGAAACCACACTGATTCAGCATCAAATGCACACAAGGACCGCATCCGCGAAGAGATATTTGGCTATAATATACGCTATATAAAAGATAAAATTCTGTTAGGACAGACCACATACTGGTCTGATTATGAACCGTCATTTGTATGTTCTGATTCCACAATTGGTTTTTATGGTAAAAATTATTTTATGACTGGTTTTAATCTGAATTATTATGCAGATAGATTTATTCTTTTCGCGGAATTTGCAAGGTCGTTCCAGAATCGCCTGGGCAGTATTTTTGGCTGGGTAGGACTTTTACCCTATAATTTTGAATTCAATATTGCGGGCAAATATTTCAATCCTGGATACTATGCACCAAAGGGTGCTGAGGCAGATAAAGATTACATTGGCTTATATTTCGATTTAAATAATAATTCGCCCATAGTTCATGCAGGAACGACCGTTAATATTTATACCAACAACCAGGCAGATACAAATAGATATGATTTGAAATTTAATCTTGGTAAAAAAATAGGCTTTACCGATA